From one Humulus lupulus chromosome 8, drHumLupu1.1, whole genome shotgun sequence genomic stretch:
- the LOC133797815 gene encoding uncharacterized protein LOC133797815, with the protein MALEKTTFETIVPSRFISLSFPNPNPNHSSSFFRIAVLDSAGLTDDPPRVAAMFVPEHRESDWIFCTEPGHLQLLFNSPGISRLILVGNQPENVHPSSAIYRRLAKNDMSCELEVSLKPLLLALSPKTCFKYGIPEIPILSYEDNVICSLVLGSFVGSMVGEMLVEDVEIEVENEGGRCLNREFRRRLRFKRMPNLIQTEVRIFPKKGIGLTSVEIGEVEFSPDNGVLVHPYLAPMVAGLNLIGKHIEEQIRSGFRPKALCLGVGGGALLAFLRTQLGFKVLGVEEDEQVLSVARQFFGLEDCQLLKIFVGDAMKFIEKIAHPTRGWNASSFGRHEVENDIKMDDVDAEFDVIMVDLDSCDARSGVSAPPLEFRQKHVLMAAKSILSKNGILVLNVIPQSSAFYETTKHEFQEVFSELYEIDVGNGENFVLMAAPSPITSSSTDSEIAFLSKLRNVISGVFMDSIRKI; encoded by the coding sequence ATGGCGCTCGAAAAAACAACATTCGAAACCATAGTTCCATCTCGATTCATCTCTCTTTCCTTTCCCAATCCCAACCCAAACCATTCCTCCTCATTTTTCCGAATAGCTGTCCTCGACTCAGCGGGCCTGACCGACGACCCACCCCGAGTCGCCGCTATGTTCGTTCCCGAACACCGCGAATCCGATTGGATTTTCTGCACCGAGCCGGGTCACCTACAGCTCCTTTTCAACTCGCCCGGAATCTCGCGCCTGATCCTAGTCGGAAACCAGCCCGAAAATGTTCATCCTTCTTCAGCAATTTACCGCCGTTTAgcaaaaaacgacatgtcgtgTGAGCTCGAGGTGAGCTTGAAACCTCTATTACTTGCTTTATCGCCTAAGACTTGCTTCAAATATGGAATTCCCGAGATACCCATTTTGAGTTACGAAGATAATGTTATTTGCAGCTTGGTATTGGGGAGTTTCGTGGGGTCAATGGTTGGTGAAATGTTAGTTGAAGATGTAGAGATTGAGGTTGAAAATGAAGGTGGAAGATGCTTGAACAGGGAGTTTAGGAGGCGATTGAGGTTTAAGAGGATGCCCAATTTGATTCAAACTGAGGTACGTATCTTTCCCAAGAAAGGTATTGGCTTGACATCTGTAGAAATTGGTGAAGTTGAGTTCAGTCCTGATAATGGGGTTTTAGTACACCCATACTTGGCTCCCATGGTAGCTGGCCTTAATCTAATTGGTAAACATATTGAAGAGCAGATTCGTAGTGGGTTTAGGCCAAAAGCTTTATGTCTAGGAGTTGGTGGTGGAGCTTTGCTGGCATTTCTCAGAACCCAACTGGGTTTTAAGGTGTTGGGTGTGGAAGAGGATGAGCAGGTTTTAAGTGTTGCTAGACAGTTTTTTGGACTGGAAGATTGTCAACTTCTCAAAATATTTGTTGGTGATGCAATGAAATTCATTGAGAAAATTGCTCATCCGACCAGAGGATGGAATGCAAGTTCTTTTGGGAGACATGAGGTAGAGAATGATATCAAGATGGATGATGTTGATGCTGAATTTGATGTTATCATGGTCGATTTAGATTCATGTGACGCCAGAAGCGGTGTCTCTGCTCCACCGTTGGAATTTAGGCAGAAGCATGTGCTTATGGCTGCTAAATCAATTCTATCTAAGAATGGAATTCTGGTTTTGAATGTCATTCCTCAGAGTAGTGCCTTTTATGAAACAACGAAGCATGAATTTCAAGAGGTTTTCAGCGAGTTGTATGAAATTGATGTCGGAAATGGGGAAAACTTTGTTCTTATGGCCGCACCATCACCAATTACGTCTTCTTCCACAGACTCTGAGATTGCATTCCTCAGTAAACTAAGAAATGTTATTTCAGGAGTATTCATGGATTCTATAAGGAAAATCTGA
- the LOC133797818 gene encoding protein ARV 2-like, with product MTEGGMKYRCIECGYGMKSLFVQYSPGNIRLMKCENCKAVGDEYIECEIMIVVIDLILHKPKAYRHLLYNVLDPQALNLQGLLWKCSFGFLLLDAYRSLLICRSKEEWGLSTSIDSFIWTSQKILLDVFLGNLVFFSTFVLAMRIFLGTWFNSLRYKDILLAILISSYFKLCLSAMMVWEFPSYVVFIIDLYVLSSNTVALKVISKSPTSRCILTCFSAHLMKFLVTQSWS from the exons ATGACAGAGGGAGGAATGAAGTACAGATGTATCGAGTGCGGTTATGGAATGAAATCCCTCTTCGTTCAATACTCTCCCGGCAATATCAGACTCATGAAATGC GAGAACTGTAAAGCAGTTGGGGATGAGTACATTGAATGCGAAATCATG ATAGTTGTTATTGATTTGATTCTTCACAAGCCCAAAGCTTATAGACATTTACTCTATAATGTGCTAGACCCACAAGCTCTCAATTTGCAG GGTTTGCTGTGGAAATGCAGTTTTGGATTTCTTCTATTGGATGCTT ATAGGAGTTTGTTAATATGTAGAAGCAAAGAAGAATGGGGTTTGTCCACAAGCATTGATTCTTTCATTTGGACAAGTCAAAAG ATATTGCTTGATGTATTTCTTGGAAACCTCGTGTTTTTTTCTACCTTTGTACTTGCCATGAGGATTTTTTTGGGTACATGGTTTAATTCCCTCAG GTACAAAGACATTTTGCTTGCAATCCTCATCTCAAGTTACTTCAAGTTGTGTCTCTCTGCTATGATG GTCTGGGAATTTCCATCTTATGTGGTTTTCATCATTGATTTGTATGTCTTGTCGTCCAACACCGTAGCACTAAAAG TGATCTCGAAGTCACCCACAAGTAGATGTATATTGACCTGTTTCAGTGCACATTTGATGAAGTTTTTGGTCACGCAAAGCTGGAGTTGA
- the LOC133797817 gene encoding uncharacterized protein LOC133797817: MVEDLDYFFKYPWGKLSFKNVSKEVQKDMKKQLKLYEEKKKEGSSKKQKEAKYSFYGYAPTLLYWTFEAMPSLGSKFSGNQIPRMLSWATKIDITISTAQLVPIFANCRLVVFSMLKSRPSEVVYYNSLPKVDSRLFSKLESTVGEAGTAAEEVVVPEKEAEKLAKVAKEASIFYEDVPRVEEGTSQACAASSSQVAQLDYEQLMQRLKRVEEGQSTLLQNQTTIMAQLAQLLSLVSG; this comes from the exons atggttgaggatcttgattactttttcaagtatccatgggggaagttgtcatttaagaatGTTAGCAAAGAAGTTCagaaggacatgaagaagcaattgaaactctacgaggagaagaagaaagaggggtcaagcaaaaaacagaaggaggcgaagtatagtttctatggctatgcACCCACGCTTCTTTACTggacttttgaggccatgccatcTCTCGGGAGTAAGTTCAGTGGGAACCAGATaccgaggatgcttagctgggctacgaagattgatatcactatttcgacagctcagttggttcctatattcgccaactgtcga ttagtggtattttccatgctgaagtcACGTCCcagtgaggtagtctactacaatagcctcccaaaagttgattccaggttattctctaagttggaatcaactgtgggggaggctgggactgcagcggaggaagtagtggtacctgagaaggaggcagagaagctggcaaaagttgcaaaggaagcctccattttttatgaggatgtcccgagggttgaggagggcacttcacaggcctgtgcagcttcatctagtcaggttgcccagcttgattatgagcaattgatgcagaggctcaagagggtcgaggagggccagtcaaccttactacagaatcagaccacgataatggctcagttggcgcagcTGCTTTCACTGGTCTCAGGTTGA